A region of the Azospirillum sp. B510 genome:
TCCGGCCTTCCTCGGCCAGTCCGCGCATCACCTTCAACACCTCGCCCACCAGTTCGGGGTCGAGGGCGGAGGTCGGCTCGTCGAACAGCAGCACCTCCGGATGGCTGGCCAGCGCGCGGGCGATGGCGGCGCGCTGCTGTTGCCCGCCCGACAGCACCGCCGGATATTCGTGACGCTTGGCCGCCAGCCCGACCTTGTCGAGCAGCGCCTCCGCCTCCTCGATGCACTCCTTGCGCGGGCGGCCCTGGACATGCACCGGCGCTTCGATGACGTTCTGCAGGATGGTCATGTGGGGCCAGAGGTTGAAGCTCTGGAAAACCATGGAGGCGCGGGTGCGCACCCGCGTGAGCTGGGCCTGGTCGGCGGGGACATGCCGGCCGTCGCGGCGGCGGCGCATGCGCACATGCTCGCCGCAGACGATGATGTCGCCGGAATCCGGGGTTTCCAGGAAATTCACGCAGCGCAGCAGGGTCGATTTCCCCGATCCCGACGAGCCGAGGATCGAGATGACGTCGCCCTGGTTGGCCTTGAGGGAGATGCCCTTCAGAACCTCGACGGAACCGAAGCTCTTGTGCAGATCGATGACGGCGATCTTCTCGATCGGCCGGACAGGCGTGTTGTCCCGCAGTTCCGAAGATTGTTGAGGAGGGGAGTGCGTCGCGCTCATGCGGGTTCTCCGGTGATGCAGGTTTTTTGCCGCGCGGGCTGGGCATGGCGGCGCCGGGGCGACAGCCACCATTCCAGCACCAGGATCGCGCGGGTCAGGATGAAGGTCAGGGCGAGATAGATGATGCCGGCGCAGGCGAAGATCTCGACCGCGCGGTAGGTCTGGGCGATCATCTTGCCGGCCAGCCCGGTCACCTCCATCAGGGTGATGGTGGAGGCGAGCGAGGTCGCCTTCGCCATCAGCACCAGCTCGTTGCCATAGGCCGGCAGCGCCTGGCGGATCGCCAGCGGCAGCACGATCCGGCGCAGCCGCATCAGCGGACGCATGCCGCAGGCCGACGCCGCCTCCAGCGCGCCGGGGGGAACCGAGTTGAGCCCGCCGCGGATGATCTCGCTGGAATAGGCGGCGGTGTTCATCGCCATCGCCAGCACCGCGCACCAGTAGGGGTCGCGGAAGAAGCTCCACAGGCCGAGCTCCTGCAAGGCGGGACGGAACTGCCCGAGGCCGTAATAGATCATGAACAGCTGGATCAGCAGGGGCGTGCCACGGAAAACGAAGACATAGGCGCGGGCCGGAGCCGACAGCAGGGCGACGCCGGAGGTCCGCATCAGCGCCAGCACCAGCGCGCCGGCCCCGCCCAGCAGGATCGAGCAGGCGGTGAGGTTCAGCGTCAGCGGCAGACCGCCGAGCAGGGTCAGCAGGGTCGCCTGCATGAAAGACAGATCCATCATCCCCTCCTGAACGGGCGCAGGGACCGGATCTCCGCCCAGCGGAAAGCCTGTCCGGACAACGAGGTGATGGCCAGATAGAGCAGCAGGGCGGCGGAATAGAACAGGAAGGGCTCCCGCGTCGATCCGGCGCCGACCTGGGCCGCCCGCAGCAGTTCGACCAGCCCGATCACCGAGATCAGGGCGGAATCCTTGAGGATCAACTGCCAGACATTGCCCATCCCCGGCAGGGCGTGGCGGAACACCTGGGGCGCCAGCACTCGGCGGAACATCAGCAGCGGCCCCATCCCGGCGGCGCGGGCGGATTCGATCTGGCCGCGCGGGATGACGTTGAAGGCGCCGCGGAACACTTCGGCCTGATAGGCGGCGGAAACCACGCCCAGCGCCAGCACGCCGGTCAGGAACACCGGCAGCCCGATGAAGCCGCCGTAGCCGGCGGCGTTGCCGATCCAGGACAGGATCTGGCTGCCGCCGAAATAGAACAGATAGATGACCAGCAGATCGGGAACCCCGCGCAGCACGGTGGTGATGGCGTCCGCCGCCGTGCGGGCGATGAAGCCGCCGGCGATGCGGGCATAGGCCAGCAGCGCGCCCAGAACCGCGCCGACCACCAGCCCGGAAACGGACAGCGCCACCGTCATCAGGGCGGCGCACAGCAGGGGAAGGCCCCAGCCGTTCGGCCCCAGGAACAGGTCGAATAACCGCATCAAGAGTTGCTCCTTCCAGGATCGACCCCGGAGGGGCGGCACGGCGGCCTCTTGTCGTCGCCGCCGTGCCGAACCGCCTCGGCCCGCCTACCCGCGGGCGCTGGAGGGAAGCCTCAATTCAAGCTGGTCTTCAGCCACTTCTGGGCCAGCTTTTCGATGGTGCCGTCGGCCTTGGCGGCCTGGATCGCCTTGTCGAACATCTCCTTCAGCACGGCGTCGTCCTTGCGCAGGCCGACGGCGATGCCCTTGCCGAACACGTCGCCGACGAAGGTCGGGCCGGCCAGCGTGTAGTCCTTGTAGTCGGGCTTGGTCAGCAGGGCGGTCAGCGAGCTTTTCTGGGCGATCACGCCATCGATGCGGCCGGCCTGAAGGTCGAGGTCATGCTGCTCGGTGGTCTTGTATTCGCGGATCGTCACGCTGTCCTTGAGGTATTTGTCCAGGAAGGCCGTGTTGCTGGTGGCGGTCTGGGTGCCGATCGCCTTGCCCTTCAACTGCGCGGCGATGGGAGCGATCTCGGCGCTGACCTTGGCGGGATCGCCGCCGAGATCGATCGTGGTGCCGGTCCCCGGCAGCTTGGCCAGAGGACCGGTCTTCTCGACCATCAGGGCGGCGGCGGTCGGCGCGTAGGGCTCGCTGAAGCCGATGACCGCCAGACGCTTCTCGGTGACGATCATCGACGCCATGATCGCGTCGAACTTGCGGGCGTTCAGCGCCGGGATCAGCCCGTCCCAGTCCTGCGCCACGATGGTGCATTTGACGGACATCCGGGCGCACAGGTCATTGGCGAGATCGATCTCCAGCCCGTCCAGCTTGCCGCCGGCGGTGGTGAAGTTCCACGGCTCGTAAGCGCCTTCGGTGGCGATGGTGATGGCCGTCGGCTTGGTCTGCGCGGCGGCGCCGGTGACGGTGGCCGATACGGCGGCGATCAGAAGCGTCGACGCGAGGATCAGAGTCTTCATGGTCATTGTCCCTGTTCACTGGACTGGTTTTCAGGTTTGATTTTGATGATGCGGGTTTGGTCCCGCTTCTGGTTTCAACCGCTTTCAACTCCCGGAGCGGTCCCGCGCGATGGCGGTCAGGCTCAGGATTTCGAACAGCACCTGGGCGGCGATCTGGGCGGTATTGCTGGTCGGGTCATATTGCGGCGCCACCTCCACCACGTCACCACCGACGACATCGACGCCGGCGGCTCCGCGCAGGATGGCGAGCGCCTGGGCGGAGGTGAGGCCACCGACCTCCGGGGTTCCGGTGCCGGGGGCGAAGGCGGGATCGAGACCGTCGACGTCGAAGCTGACATAGGTGGGACCATCGCCGACGACCTGCCGCATGCGGTCGATCACGGCACGCACCCCCATCAGCTCCACCTCCTCGGCATGGATCACCGTCATTCCGGACTCGTAGGAGAAGTCCCAGAGATATTCCGAATTGCCGCGGATGCCGATCTGGATCGTGCGCTCGGGGTCGAGCACGCCGTCGAGCACCGCCTGCCGGAAGGGGCCGCCATGATGGAATTTGCACCCCTCGAACGAGCCGCCGGTATCGCAATGGGCGTCGATGTGGATCAGCCCGACCGGACGGTCGCGGCCGATCGCCCGCAGGACCGGCAGGGTGACCGAATGGTCGCCGCCCACCCCGAGGGGAACCGTCCCGGCCGCCACCATCGCGCCGACGAAGCGTTCGATGTCGGCATGGGCCTGCGCCAGATCGAAACGGCTGCGGAAGGGAACGTCGCCGACATCCACCACCACATGGTTGCCGGTCGGCACCAGCCCCAGCACATGCTCGTAGGGGCCGACCCGCTCGACGCCGCGCACCGCCCGCGGACCGAAGCGCGCACCGGACCGGTTGGTGACGCCCAGATCCATCGGGATCCCGTACAGCGCCATGTCGATGCCCGCGAAATCGGGGGCGGCATCCGGACGATGGGGCGCCTTCAGCAGCGTGGCAATCCCGGCATAGGGGGCCTGCCGGACGTCACCGTCCTTGAAGACCAGGGACGCCACCCTGGCAAATGCGGGATTCGCCGTCTCATCCCCGCGGGAATGGGCATAGCGCTCCCGCAACCGCTCCAGCTTGTCGTGGTCGAACACGCACGTCTCCTCCGTTGCCGCCGCCGGGTCCGATTCCCATGTGGCCGCCTGCCAAAGCCCGTGACGCCTGCGGTTTGGTCCCGCTTCCCTGGTTCCAATCGGCCGGCGGTCCACCGGCTCTTTCAAGTCTTTGCCGATCAAGGGTTTCCCGATCGGGCGCCCTTGATGGATACAAAATCGTATACAATCTTGAATCCAAGATCAATAGTCTTTGCGGCCGGCTTGCCTGGGTGTCCCGCAGGCCCTATCAAGGGAGCGCGAACGTGAAAAGGACGGGTGGAACGACGATGGCCGAGGACAAGACCGGACCGGATGAATCGGTTCGGGAGAAGACCTACAGAGAGCTGAAGTCGATGATCCTGTCGGGCCGCCTGCGCCCGTCCGAACGTTTGTCGGAAAGCCGGCTCGCCGACCGTCTGGGGGTCAGCCGCACGCCGTTGCGCGAAGCGCTGATGAAGCTGGAGAAGGAGGGGCTGGTCGTCGGCCAGCGCAATGTCGGCTATTCGGTGGTGGATGTCGATCTGCCGACCGTGCGCAATCTTCTGGTCGTCCGTCAGGCTCTCGACGTCTGCGCCGCCGAACTGGCCTGCGATGTCGCGACGGACGAGGATATCGCCCGCATCAGCGCCATCGTCGAGGAGATGGAGGCGCTGAACCTGTCGACCGCCGGCAACAGCGTGGATGCCGCCCGCGTGCTCGAACTCGGGCTGAGCATTCATCGGGTGATCGCCGAGAGCACGCGCAACGATGTGCTGATCCGGGTGACGGAGCAGATCTATGAACAGCTCCAACTGGCGTTGTTGCTTGAGATTCTCTGGATCGACCTCAAGGATTCCGGCCTGGAGGAACATCAGGCGATCGCCAACGCCATCCGCGCCCGCGACCGTGTCGCCGCCGCCGAAGCGGCCCGGCTGCATGTTCAATACAGCCTTGAGAACATGGCGAAGGTGCAGGAACTGCTCGATCTCCGCCGCGCCTCCGGCATGGCTTAGAGCGCGATCGCTTCGGATGGAATCGTCTGAAGCGATCGCACGAGAATTCAAAAGATCCGGAGTCTGTCTGATGCTTCACCAAGCATCAGACAGACTTTAATCTTTACCGGCCGGCGATCTCCTCCCGCGTCAGCGTGTTGAACAGATCGACCACCGGCGTCCTGGCCCGGTCGCTGTGCACCGCGATCTGGAAGGGGGAGTGATAGGACAACACCCGCGGCAGCAGGGCGCGCAGCCGTCCGGCCTGGACGAAGGCGGCCGCGTAATGGTCGGGCAGATAGCCGACATAGCGGCCCGACAGGATCAGCCGCGCCGCCCCTTCCATATCGGTGACGGTGGCGTGCGGCGCGCTGATCGCGAAGATCTTGATGTCGCGCGCCCCCCAATAGCTGCGGGCCACCAGCCGGTGCCGGCGCACCTCGTCGAGATCGACCATGTCGTCCGGGCGGTCGAACAGCGGATGGCCGGCGCCGCAATAGAACAGGTTGGTCTCGGTGTAGAGGTCGATGTAGGAGAGGCCCGGCACGATCCGCGGGAAGCTGGCGATGGCGAGATGGACCTCGCCGCCGATCACGTCGCGCAGCAGCTCGTTGGGCGGCCGGGTGACGATGGTGAGATTGACCTCCGGGGCGGCGTCGGCGAAGCGGGTGATCACGCGTTCCAGCGGGAATTTGGCGTCGGTCAGCGTGTTGTCCACCAGCCCGATGCTGAGCGTGCCGGTCAGCCGGTCGCGCAACCCGCGCACCCGGGCGCCGAAGCGGTCCAGCGTGTCGAACACCCGCCGCAGCTCGTCATAGACCGCCTGTCCCTCCGCCGTCAGCTTGAAGCCCGAGCGGCCGCGCCGGCACAGCCGCACCCCCAGCCGCCCCTCCAACTCGGCGAAATGGGTGGAGATGGTGGAAAGCGACAGGTTCAGTTCGCTTTGCGCCGCAGTAAAGCCGCCGGCCTCGACCACCGTCATGAACAGGCGGAAAAGCCGCAAATCCGTGGTCTCTATGCTCATCCGGCTCATGTTCGCGGCGATCCTTCCGGCTGCCCAGGGGGGAGGACCGGTCTTACTTCGGCCTCTGTCGAAGTAAGATACAAAAGATTCGGGATTTTTGGCGAAACAAACTGGCCGTCTAATTGCGTCATCCAATTCCAGCCGGCGTGGAGCGGTATCGGGTCGTTTCCCGGCCGGGATATCACGACATGCCTGCTTCGCCCGCCCCCGATCGGGGCAGACCAACGACGAGACGGAGACACGCGATGAAGATCGGCGCAGGACTGGACAGACGGGCGGTGTTGGCTGGGGCGGGCGGGCTTGCCGCCGCCGCCGCGATCGGGTTCCCCTCCATCGTGCGCGCCCAGTCCAAGTCGCTGAAGGTCGGCGTCTATGGCGGCTATTTCAAGAACAGCTTCGACAAGCACATCTTCCCGGACTTCACCAAGGCCACCGGCATCGCGGTGGAAGCGGTGGCCGAACCGACGGGCGAGGCGTGGCTGATCCAGCTTGAACAGGCGGCCCGCGCCAAACAGGCCCCGGCCGACGTGTCGATGATGTCCCAGGTGGCGATGCTGAAGGGTGCCGCCGCCGACCTGTGGGCGCCGCTCGATCTCGCCAAGATGCCCAACGCCGCCAAGGTCAAGCCGGCGCTGATCAACAAGTACCCCGACGGCCGGGTGTCGGGCATCGGTGCGGTGTCCTGGTACATCACGCTGGTGACCAACACCAACGTCTATCCCCAGGCCCCGGAAAGCTGGGCGGCGCTGTGGGATCCTGCCAACAAGGACAAGCTGGGCCTGTTGGCGCTCGTCGCCAACTCCTTCCTGCTGGACGTGACCGCCGCCACCTTCTTCGGCGGGCCCAAGCATCTCGACACCGAGCAGGGGCAGCTCGACTGCTTCAAGAAGCTGACCGAGATGAAGGGCAACGTGAAGCTGTGGTACCGCGACGAGGCGCAGTTTGAGGCGGCGCTGAAGTCGGGCGAGATCCCGATGGGGCAGTATTACCATGACGTCACCGGCCTCGCCGCCGCCGACGGCCATCCGGTGCGCTCCACCTTCCCCAAGGAGGGCGGCATCCTCGATTCCGGCAGCTGGGCGGTGTCCAAGGCGTCCAAGGCCGGCGATCTGGCCCATGTCTTCATCGACTATATGAGCCAGCCGCAGATCCAGGCGCTGCTGTCGCGCAAGGTCGGCACCGCGCCCACCATCGATCGTTCGGCCACCGACCTGACCGACAAGGAGTTCGCGGCGGTGTCCTCCGATCTCGCCCCGATCATCCCGCGCTACGACCTCTACCTGTCCAAGGCCGACTGGCTGAACCAGAAATGGACGGAAATGATCGTGGGCTGACCCGCGAGCGCCCTTCCCGCCGCCTTCCGGCCATCACGCGGGAAGGGCTCCGTCCCCTCCGAACGGACCGAAAGCCAACCGATGTCAGCCCTCGTTCTCGACGGACTCGCCAAGCGTTACGGCACCTTCACCGCCGTGCGGGGGGCGAGCCTGCGCATTCCGCACGGGCAGTTCGTCTGCCTGCTGGGGCCCTCCGGCTGCGGCAAGACCACCTTGATGCGGATGATCGCCGGGCTGGAGGAACCCTCCGGCGGCCGGCTGCTGATCGACGACCGCGACATCACCACCGCTCCCGCCCACAAGCGGGATTTCGGCATGGTGTTCCAGTCGCTGGCCCTGTTCCCCCATCTGACGGCGGGCGAGAACATCGCCTATCCCCTGCGCATCCGCGGCGTTCCCGCCGACGAGCGCCGTCGCAAGGCGGAAAGCCTGCTGGAGCTGGTGCGCCTGCCCGGCATGGTCGACCGCCCGGTGTCGCGCCTGTCGGGCGGCCAGCGCCAGCGCGTCGCCATCGCCCGCGCCCTGGCGCTGGAGCCGAAGCTGTTCCTGCTCGACGAACCGCTGTCCGCCCTCGACGCCAAGCTGCGCGAGGCGATGCAGATCGAGCTCAAGCAACTGCAACGGCGGCTCGGCATCACCACCATCGTCGTCACCCACGACCAGCGCGAGGCGATGACGATGGCCGATCTGGTGGTGGTGATGTCGGAGGGGCAAATCCGTCAGGCCGCTCCGCCGATGGAGGTCTACCGCCGGCCCGCCGACGCCTTCGTCGCCGATTTCATTGGCATGACCAACCTGCTGGAGGGAACGGTGACCGCCCCCGGCCGCGCGTCCGTTCCCGGCGGCGAGCTGGCTCTCGCCGGCCTGCCGCCGCAGGGTCGTACCCTGCTGTCGGTCCGGCCGGAGGAG
Encoded here:
- a CDS encoding ABC transporter permease, whose protein sequence is MRLFDLFLGPNGWGLPLLCAALMTVALSVSGLVVGAVLGALLAYARIAGGFIARTAADAITTVLRGVPDLLVIYLFYFGGSQILSWIGNAAGYGGFIGLPVFLTGVLALGVVSAAYQAEVFRGAFNVIPRGQIESARAAGMGPLLMFRRVLAPQVFRHALPGMGNVWQLILKDSALISVIGLVELLRAAQVGAGSTREPFLFYSAALLLYLAITSLSGQAFRWAEIRSLRPFRRG
- a CDS encoding GntR family transcriptional regulator, whose amino-acid sequence is MAEDKTGPDESVREKTYRELKSMILSGRLRPSERLSESRLADRLGVSRTPLREALMKLEKEGLVVGQRNVGYSVVDVDLPTVRNLLVVRQALDVCAAELACDVATDEDIARISAIVEEMEALNLSTAGNSVDAARVLELGLSIHRVIAESTRNDVLIRVTEQIYEQLQLALLLEILWIDLKDSGLEEHQAIANAIRARDRVAAAEAARLHVQYSLENMAKVQELLDLRRASGMA
- a CDS encoding LysR family transcriptional regulator, giving the protein MSRMSIETTDLRLFRLFMTVVEAGGFTAAQSELNLSLSTISTHFAELEGRLGVRLCRRGRSGFKLTAEGQAVYDELRRVFDTLDRFGARVRGLRDRLTGTLSIGLVDNTLTDAKFPLERVITRFADAAPEVNLTIVTRPPNELLRDVIGGEVHLAIASFPRIVPGLSYIDLYTETNLFYCGAGHPLFDRPDDMVDLDEVRRHRLVARSYWGARDIKIFAISAPHATVTDMEGAARLILSGRYVGYLPDHYAAAFVQAGRLRALLPRVLSYHSPFQIAVHSDRARTPVVDLFNTLTREEIAGR
- a CDS encoding transporter substrate-binding domain-containing protein, whose protein sequence is MTMKTLILASTLLIAAVSATVTGAAAQTKPTAITIATEGAYEPWNFTTAGGKLDGLEIDLANDLCARMSVKCTIVAQDWDGLIPALNARKFDAIMASMIVTEKRLAVIGFSEPYAPTAAALMVEKTGPLAKLPGTGTTIDLGGDPAKVSAEIAPIAAQLKGKAIGTQTATSNTAFLDKYLKDSVTIREYKTTEQHDLDLQAGRIDGVIAQKSSLTALLTKPDYKDYTLAGPTFVGDVFGKGIAVGLRKDDAVLKEMFDKAIQAAKADGTIEKLAQKWLKTSLN
- a CDS encoding ABC transporter ATP-binding protein → MSALVLDGLAKRYGTFTAVRGASLRIPHGQFVCLLGPSGCGKTTLMRMIAGLEEPSGGRLLIDDRDITTAPAHKRDFGMVFQSLALFPHLTAGENIAYPLRIRGVPADERRRKAESLLELVRLPGMVDRPVSRLSGGQRQRVAIARALALEPKLFLLDEPLSALDAKLREAMQIELKQLQRRLGITTIVVTHDQREAMTMADLVVVMSEGQIRQAAPPMEVYRRPADAFVADFIGMTNLLEGTVTAPGRASVPGGELALAGLPPQGRTLLSVRPEEVLLHPASVPAGANRLPGTLSFVRDLGASVEFRVEVAGREIVALTRPQDRPAVEPGSAVIVEIPAEACVVLPPAGGAAEGLPS
- a CDS encoding ABC transporter permease, encoding MDLSFMQATLLTLLGGLPLTLNLTACSILLGGAGALVLALMRTSGVALLSAPARAYVFVFRGTPLLIQLFMIYYGLGQFRPALQELGLWSFFRDPYWCAVLAMAMNTAAYSSEIIRGGLNSVPPGALEAASACGMRPLMRLRRIVLPLAIRQALPAYGNELVLMAKATSLASTITLMEVTGLAGKMIAQTYRAVEIFACAGIIYLALTFILTRAILVLEWWLSPRRRHAQPARQKTCITGEPA
- a CDS encoding ABC transporter substrate-binding protein, whose amino-acid sequence is MKIGAGLDRRAVLAGAGGLAAAAAIGFPSIVRAQSKSLKVGVYGGYFKNSFDKHIFPDFTKATGIAVEAVAEPTGEAWLIQLEQAARAKQAPADVSMMSQVAMLKGAAADLWAPLDLAKMPNAAKVKPALINKYPDGRVSGIGAVSWYITLVTNTNVYPQAPESWAALWDPANKDKLGLLALVANSFLLDVTAATFFGGPKHLDTEQGQLDCFKKLTEMKGNVKLWYRDEAQFEAALKSGEIPMGQYYHDVTGLAAADGHPVRSTFPKEGGILDSGSWAVSKASKAGDLAHVFIDYMSQPQIQALLSRKVGTAPTIDRSATDLTDKEFAAVSSDLAPIIPRYDLYLSKADWLNQKWTEMIVG
- a CDS encoding ABC transporter ATP-binding protein, coding for MSATHSPPQQSSELRDNTPVRPIEKIAVIDLHKSFGSVEVLKGISLKANQGDVISILGSSGSGKSTLLRCVNFLETPDSGDIIVCGEHVRMRRRRDGRHVPADQAQLTRVRTRASMVFQSFNLWPHMTILQNVIEAPVHVQGRPRKECIEEAEALLDKVGLAAKRHEYPAVLSGGQQQRAAIARALASHPEVLLFDEPTSALDPELVGEVLKVMRGLAEEGRTMLVVTHEMGFARHVSTRSMFLHQGRVEEEGPSEEMFAHPSTDRFRQFIKRTQS
- the speB gene encoding agmatinase, with the translated sequence MFDHDKLERLRERYAHSRGDETANPAFARVASLVFKDGDVRQAPYAGIATLLKAPHRPDAAPDFAGIDMALYGIPMDLGVTNRSGARFGPRAVRGVERVGPYEHVLGLVPTGNHVVVDVGDVPFRSRFDLAQAHADIERFVGAMVAAGTVPLGVGGDHSVTLPVLRAIGRDRPVGLIHIDAHCDTGGSFEGCKFHHGGPFRQAVLDGVLDPERTIQIGIRGNSEYLWDFSYESGMTVIHAEEVELMGVRAVIDRMRQVVGDGPTYVSFDVDGLDPAFAPGTGTPEVGGLTSAQALAILRGAAGVDVVGGDVVEVAPQYDPTSNTAQIAAQVLFEILSLTAIARDRSGS